In the genome of Pithys albifrons albifrons isolate INPA30051 chromosome 30, PitAlb_v1, whole genome shotgun sequence, the window CCCACCCATCAGACCTGGGGCACCCACAACTCccatcctgcccttctccagggaCTGTCCCCACCCTACAGACCTGGGGCACCCCAAGGTGTCccatcctgcccttctccagggaTTGTCCCCACCCTGCAGACCTGGGGCACCCACAACTtccatcctgcccttctccagggaTTGTTACCTCCCTGCAGTCCTGGGGCACCCCAAGGTGTCccatcctgcccttctccagggaTTGTCCCAACCCTGCAGTCCTGGGGCACCCCAAGATGTCccatcctgcccttctccagggaTTGTCCCCACCCTGCAGACCTGGGGCACCCCAAGGTGTCccatcctgcccttctccagggaTTGTCCCCACCCTGCAGACCTGAGGCACCCACAACTtccatcctgcccttctccagggaTTGTCCCCACCCGGCAGACCTGGGGCACCCCAAGGTGTCccatcctgcccttctccagggaTTGTCCCCACCCTACAGACCTGGGGCACCCACAACTCccatcctgcccttctccagggaTTGTCCCCACCCTGCAGACCTGGGGCACCCACAACTCccatcctgcccttctccagggaTTGTCCCCACCCATCAGACCTGGGGCACCCACAACTtccatcctgcccttctccagggaTTGTCCCCACCCTGCAGACCTGGGGCACCCACAACTtccatcctgcccttctccagggaTTGTCCCCACCCTACAGACCTGAGGCACCCCAAGGTGTCccatcctgcccttctccagggaCTGTCCCCACCCATCAGACCTGGGGCACCCCAAGGTGTCccatcctgcccttctccagggaTTGTCCCCACCCTGCAGTCCTGGGGCACCCACAATCtccatcctgcccttctccagggaTTGTCCCTACCCTGCAGTCCTGGGGCACCCACAATCtccatcctgcccttctccagggaTTGTCCCCACCCTGCAGTCCTGAGGCACTCACAACTtccatcctgcccttctccagggaTTGTCCCAACCCTACAGACCTGGGGCACCCCAAGTTGTCccatcctgcccttctccagggaTTGTCCCCACCCTGCAGACCTGGGGCACCCCAAGGTGTCCaatcctgcccttctccagggattgtcccctccctgcagaccTGGGGCACCCCAAGGTGTCccatcctgcccttctccagggattgtcccctccctgcagaccTGGGGCACCCCAAGGTGTCCaatcctgcccttctccagggaTTGTCCCCACCCCACAATCCTGGGGCACCCCAAGGTGTCCCATCCCTTtgttatgttggaaaagacctccaagaccgAATCCAACCTTGAACTCACCTCCACCTTGTCAACCAGGCCAGTAAAATGCCACACAGccttggcagcagtgccaggtctGCCCATGTGACACGGGCACGGAGGTGGCACCCAGAGACCATCCCCTGCCTGGAGCAAACGCCTTTCCCTGAAAGACACACAATGCAGGGCGTgttccagccctggcagagctccaggagctccatcccagctccagggctggattgGCCCCACCCCAGGTGTGGTTGGGGTTGTGCCCGGGGTTGGTTGTGCCCCAGACTGGTTGTGCCCAGGGTTGCTTGTGCCCGGGATTGTTTGTGCCCAGGGTTGGTTGTGCCCAGGGTTGCTTGTGCCCAGGGTTGGTTGTGCCCAGGTTTGGTTGCTCCTGAGGTTGGTTGTGCCCAGGGTTGGTTGTGCCCTGGATTGGTTGTACTTGGGATTGATTGTGCCCAAGACTGGTCATGCCCAGGGCTGgttgtgcccagggctggttgTACCTGGCATTGGTTGTGCCCAGGGTTGGTTGTGCCTGGGGCTGGTTGTGCCCAGGGTTGGTTGTACGTGGTGTTGGTTGTACCTGGGGCTGGTTGTACCCAGGTTTGGTTGTACTGAGGGTTGGTTGTGCCCAGGGTTGGTTGTGCCCAGGGTTGGTTGTACCCGGGGTGGGTTGTGCCCGGGGTTGGTTGTACCTGGGGCTGgttgtgcccagggctggttttGCCCAGGGTTTGTTGTACCCGGGGTGGGTTGTGCCCGGGGTTGGTTGTACCTGGGGCTGGTTGTACCCAGGTTCGGTTGTACTGAGGGTTGGTTGTGCCCAGGGTTGGTTGTGCCCAGGGTTGGTTGTACCTGGGGTTGgttgtgcccagggctggttgTGCCTGGGTTTGgttgtgcccagggctggttttGCCCAGGGTTTGTTGTACCTGGGGTTGGTTGTGCCTGGGGTTGGTTGTGCCCGGGGTTGGTTGTGGCCAGGGCTGGTTGTGCCCAGGGTTGGTTGTACCCAGGGCTGGTTGTACCTGGAGTTGgttgtgcccagggctggttgTGCCCAGGGTTGGTTGTGCCCAGGGTTGGTTGTACCTGGCATTGGTTGTGCCCAGGGTTGGTTGTGCCCAGGGCTGATTGTACCCAGAGTTGGTTGTGCCCAGGGTTGGCTGTGCCCGGGGTTGGTTGTGCCCAGGGTTAGTTCTGCCCAGGGTTGGTTGTACCTGGGGTTGGTTGTACCCAGAGATGGTTGTGCCCGGGGTTGgttgtgcccagggctggttgTACCCGGGGTTGgttgtgcccagggctggttttGCCCAGGGTTTGTTGTACCTGGGGTGGGTTGTGCCTGGGGTTGgttgtgcccagggctggttgtgcccagggctggttgTGCCCAGGGTTGGTTGTACCCGGGGTTGGTTGTACCCAGAGTTGGTTGTGCCCAGGGTTGGTTCTGCCCAGGGTTGGTTGTGCCCAGGGTTGGTTGTGTCCAGGGTTGGTTGTACCTGGGATTGGTTGTGCCCGGGGTTGGTTGTACCTGGGGTTGattgtgcccagggctggttgTGCCTGGGTTTGGTTGTGCTCAGGGTTGGTTGTACCTGGCATTGGTTGTGCCTGGGGTTGGttctgcccagggctggttgTGCCCAGGTTTGGTTGTGCCCAGGGTTGGTTGTGCCCATGGTTGGTTTTACCCGGGGTTGTTCGTACCCAGGATTGGTTTTGCCCAGTGTTGGTTGTACCCAGAGTTGGTTGTACCCAGGGCTGGTTGTGCCCCGGATTGGTTGTACCCCGGATTGGTTGTACCTGGGGCTGGTTGTGCCCAGGGTTGGTTGTGCCCATGATTGGTTGTGCCCAGGGTTGGTTCTGCCCAGGGTTGGTTCTGCCCAGGATTGGTTGTGCCCAGGGTTGGTTGTGCCCATGGTTGGTTTTACCCGGGGTTGTTCGTACCCAGGGCTGGTTGTGCCCAGTGTTGGTTGTACCCAGAGTTGGTTGTGCCCAGGGCTAGTTTTGCCCACGTTTGGTTGTGCCATGGGCCAGTTTGCCCTGAGCACCCCAAACCCCGGCAGGGCACCCCGAGCTTGGCAAGGGTTCCCCAACTCTTTCCAAACCCCCCGAtgtgggcagagggaggggcagAGCTTGTCACTTCCCGGTTGTCCTCCAGGACCACCCACACCAGAGCCCACCATGGGGCGGGTGGAGAAGGAACTGGTGGCACAGCAATGGATTTCAAGCAATGCTTTATTTTGTGCCAGGCATGAGGGGCCTccaagagcagccccagccccattcccaaAGCAGCCCCTCCTGGTTTTCCATGGATTCGGAGCTCAGGATCAGTCCTGGTCGGGCCCACAGCGGTCAGAGTTGTGGCTGATACGATGGGCATCGTCTGCCACCTTGGCCAGGACGATGGAGAACTCCTCAAAGGACAGCTCCTTGTCCTTGTTGAGGTCAGTCTCCTTGAAGAGCTTGTCCAAGTAGCCACGTTGGTTCCTCTCCTGAAATTGGGGGGACAAAGAGGTGTCTGAGACCACCCTGAGTCCACCGGGGAGCTGGTTGGACCCTCCCATGTCCATGGGATGTGTTTGGAtctgcaggacaccaggacCTTCTCCTGTCTTTCAAGAGCTTGGCCATGTAGCCATATTTCTTCCTTGTCCTGAAACTGGGGGGACAAGGAGAAGTCTGAGTCCACCCTGAGTCCACCAGGGAGCTGGTTGGACCCTCCCATGCACATGGAATGTCTGTTTGGATCTACAGGGCACCAGgaccctctcctgccctgcaaGAGCTTGTCCAAATAGCCATGTTGGTTCCTCTCCTGAAATTGGGGGGACAAAGAGGTGTCTGAGACCACCCTGAGTCCACCAGGGAGCTGGTTGGACCCTCCCATGCCCATGGGATGTGTTTGGAtctgcaggacaccaggacCCTCTCCTGCCTTGCAAGAGCTTGGCCATGTAGCCACATTTGTTCCTTGTCCTGAAACTGGGGGGACAAGGAGATGCCTGAGTCCACCCTGAGTCCACTGGGGAGCTGGTTGGACCCTCCCATGCCCATGGGATGTGTTTGGAtctgcaggacaccaggacCATCTTCTCCTGCCTTGCAACAGCCCCTCTTAAGCCCCAAGTGGACCCTCCTGCCCCAAGGACAGCTCCTTGTCCTTGTTGAGGTCACTCTCCTTGAAGAGCTTCTCCAAGTAGGCCTGTTAGTTCCTCTCCTGAAGTTgggaggaggacaaggaggggTTTTGGTGTCTGAGTCCACCCTGAGTCCACTGGTGAGATGGTTGGACCCTCCCATGCACATGGAATGTCTGTTTGGATCTACAGGACACCAGgaccctctcctgccctgcaaGAGCTTGTCCAAATAGCCACGTTGGTTCCTCTCCTGAAATTGGGGTTACAAAGAGGTGTCTGAGACCACCCTGAGTCCACCGGGGAGCTGTTTGGGCCCTCCCATGTCCATGGGATGTGTCTGGATCTACAGGACACCAGGACCATCTTCTCCTGCCTTGCAAGAGCTTGGCCATGTAGCCACATTTGTTCCTTGTCCTGAAATTGGGGGACCAAGGAGGGGGTTTGGTGTCTGAGACCACCCTGAGACCACCGGGGAGCTGGTTGGACCCTCCCATGCCCATGGGATGTGTTTGGATCTACAGGACACCAGGACCCTCTCCTGCCTTGCAAGAGCTTGTCCAAATAGCCATGTTGGTTCCTCTCCTGAAACTGGGGGGACAAGGAGGGGTTTTGGTGCCTGAGTCCACCCTGAGCTcactggtgatcacagtaggtttggatcaagacctggtggattctctgtccctggaggtgtttcagaggacactcagagccacctccagtcccttctccagcctcgttgctcttctctggccccgctccagcccctcaatctcttgcctcaactgaggggcccagaactgaacacaacactcaaggtgtggcctccccaaggcagagtccaggggaagggtcactgccctggccctgctggccacgctggtttGGATCCAGAACAGGATCCCcttgaccttcttggccacctgggcacatccatagaatcctagaatggattgggttggaagagacttccaagatcatccagtccaacccttggtccaactccagtccctttaccagatcatggcactcagtgccacagccaagctcagctgaaaaacctccagggatggggaatccaccccctctctgggcagcccattccaatccctgagcactctctctgcaaagaagctttttctgctctccaacttcaatttcccctggcagagcttgagcccatcgtgcccccttgtcctattgctgagtgcctgggagaagagaccaacccccacccggccagaacttcccttcaggcagttccagacagtgctgaggtcacctctgagcctcctcttctccaggctgaacacccccagctccctcagcctctccccacagcacttgtgctccagtcctttctccagcctcgttgctcttctcagttgggttggaagagacctctgagatcatcaaatccaacccttgatccaaccccactgggatcaccagcccagggcactcagtgtcacatccagtgtcaccttaaacacctccagggatggagaatccaccatcttagaatcatagaatcatagaatcatagaatcatggaatcatggagtcagttgggttgggagagacctctgagatcatcaaatccaactcttgatccaaccccactgggatcacactccgtgccctgggctggtgatcacagtgaggttggatcaagacctggtgggttctctgtccctggaggtgtttcagaggacactcagagccacctccagtcccttctccagcctcgttgctcttctcacttgggttggaagagacctcggagatcatcaacctttgatccaaccccactgtgatcaccagcccagggcactcagggcactaaccctaaccctaacccaccctaggctggtgatcacagtggagttggatcaagacctggtggattctctgtccctggaggtgtttcagaggacactcagagccacctccagtcccttctccagcctcgttgctcttctcagttgggttggaagagacctcagagatcatcaatccttgatccaaccccactgggatcactctggcactctgtgccctgggctggtgatcacagtggggttggatcaagacatggtggattctcccagtagggttggatcaagacatggtggattctcccagtagGTTTGGATtaagacctggtggattctctgtccctggaggtgtttcagaggacactcagtgccacctccagtcccttctccagcctcgttgctcttctcacttgggttggaagagacctctgagatcatcaagtccaacccttgatccaaccccactgggatcaccagcccagggcactcagtgtcacatccagtgtcaccttaaacacctccagggatggagaatccaccatcttagaatcatagaatcatagaatcataaaatcatagaatcatggagtcagttgggttgggagagacctctgagatcaccaaatccaactcttgatccaaccccactgggatcacactccgtgccctgggctggtgatcacagtggggttggatcaagacctggtggattctctgcccctggaggtgtttcagaggacactcagtgccacatccagtcccttctccagcctcgttgctcttctcagttgggttggaagagacctcggagatcatcaatccttgatccaaccccactgtgatcaccagcccagggcactctgtgccctgggctggtgatcacagtagggttggatcaagacatggtggattctcccagtagggttggatcaagacatggtggattctctgtccctggaggtgtttcataggacactcagtgccacctccagtcccttctccagcctcgttggaagagacctctgagatcatcaaatccaacccttgatccaaccccactgtgatcaccaccACCAGCTCTTCCTGacccaggccaggatccccttggccttcttggccacctgggcacactgttggctcctgttgagcttcccgtccctcagtccccccaggtcccttcctgcctgtccctctccagccactctgtgcccaccccagggtGGGCATCACCCGCAGGGAGCCCCTCCATGCCCCTGGCACTCACACAGGCTTGCAGGAAGGTCGGTGCCTGCTCGGTGATCAAAGTCTTGAAGTCGTTGAAGTTGAGGAGGTCGAGCTCGCCCTGGCGGATGCTGTACCGGTGGTAGACATCGACGATGGTGCCCAGCGCCTTCTCCAGGGTGCAGTTCCCGGGGAAGTGCCCGCTCCCGGCGTGGCTGTGGGCACTGGCAGACATGGCTGGGCTTGGGGGGTTCTGAAGGTACTGGGGGGGAAAGATCGGAGATGGGAAATGTGCCCAAAATCGGGCACTGCCCGGTCCTGGGGCCTCATTCTGGGGGCATTGCCAGGTGCCCTCATCCTGCCTGGGCTGAGcccacaggcactgccaggtcccctcatcctgctggggctgagcccacgggcactgccagagcctcatcctgctggggctgagcccacgggcactgccaggacctggggcctcatcctgctggggctgagcccacgGGCACTGCCAGGACCTGGGGTctcatcctgctggggctgagcccacgggcactgccagagcctcatcctgctggggctgagcccacgGGCACTGCCAGAGCCTCATCCTGCTGCGGCTGAGCCCATGGGCACTGTCACAtgccctcatcctgctggggctgagcccgcGGGCACTGCCAGGACCTGGGGCTTCATCCTGCTGCGGCTGAGCCCACGGGCACTGCCAGGACCTGGGGTCTCatgctgctggggctgagcccgtgggcactgccaggtcccCTCATCCTGCTGCGGCTGAGCccgtgggcactgccaggtcccagagcctcatcctgctggggctgagcccacgggcactgccaggtgccctcatcctgctggggctgagcccacgGGCACTGCCAGAGCCTCATCCTGCTGCGGCTGAGCCCACGGGCACTGCCAGGTCCCAGagcctcatcctgctggggctgagcccacgggcactgccaggtgccctcatcctgctggggctgagcccgcgggcactgccagagcctcatcctgctggggctgagcccgcgggcactgccagagcctcatcctgctggggctgagcccacgggcactgccagagcctcatcttgctggggctgagcccgtgggcactgccaggtgccctcatcctgctggggctgagcccgcGGGCACTGCCAGGTGCCCTCATcttgctggggctgagcccgcgggcactgccagagcctcatcctgctggggctgagcccacgGGCACTGCCAGGACCCGGGGCTtcatcctgctggggctgagcccacgggcactgccaggtcccctcatcctgctggggctgagcccacgggcactgccaggtcccctcatcctgctggggctgagcccgtgggcactgccaggtcccctcatcctgctggggctgagcccgtgggcactgccagagcctcatcctgctggggctgagcccgtgggcactgccaggacctggggcctcatcctgctggggaTGAGCccgtgggcactgccaggtcccagagcctcatcctgctggggctgagcctgcgggcactgccaggtcccctcatcctgctggggctgagcccgcgggcactgccagagcctcatcctgctggggctgagcccgcgggcactgccaggtcccagagcctcatcctgctggggctgagcccgcgggcactgccagagcctcatcctgctggggctgagcccgtgggcactgccaggacctggggcctcatcctgctggggctgagcccgtgggcactgccagagcctcatcctgctggggctgagcccgtgggcactgccaggtcccctcatcctgctggggctgagcccacgggcactgccaggacccagagcctcatcctgctggggctgagcccacgGGCACTGCCAGGTCCCAGAGCCTCATCCTGCTGGGTCTGAGCCCGCGGGCACTGCCAGAGCTTcatcctgctggcactgccatgtCCCCTCATtcatcctgctggggctgagcccgcGGTCACTGCCAGgtgccctcatcctgctggggctgagcccgtgggcactgccaggtaccctcatcctgctggggctgagcccgtgggcactgccaggacccAGAGCCTCATCCTGCTGGGTCTGAGCCCACGGGCACTGCCAGGACCTGGGGTctcatcctgctggggctgagcccgtgggcactgccaggtcccagagcctcatcctgctggggctgagcccgtgggcactgccaggacctGGGGCCTCATCCTGCTGGGTCTGAGCCCACGGGCACTGCCAGgtgccctcatcctgctggggctgagcccacgggcactgccaggacccagagcctcatcctgctggggctgagcccacgGGCACTGCCAGGTCCCAGAGCCTCATCCTTAAATATATATAAGTActtattatattatatttttatatatacacacaaattctatactatatatatatatataaatatatattataaactatatatatatgaaatacatGTTATATactgtatatataaaaatatatattatatactatatatatatatataaaaatacacattataTACTATACAACTAAAAATACATATTCGatactatatatataaaaatacatattatatactatatatataaatacatattatattctatatatatataaaaatacatattatattctatatataaatacacattctatactatatatataaatacagatTCTAcactatataaaaatacatattatatactatatatgtatataaagatatatattCTATACTATATATCTAAAAACACACATTATTTACTATAtagataaatacattttatataatatatatagaAATGCACATTATATGCTGTATCTAAAAATGCACATTATATATtgtgtatataaaaaaatacataatatattctataatatatatatactatatatacaCATTATATACTGTATATCAAAAAATACAcattatatactatatataaatacacattatatactatatatataaatacatattatatactgtatatataaatacatattatatactataaatataaatacacattCTATGCtatatgtaaaaatacatattatatactatatagataaaaatacatattatatactatatatgtaaaaatactcattatatactatatataaatacatattatatactatatgtatataaaaatgcacattatattatatataaataaatattatatactatatgtatataaaaatgcTCACTAtagtatatataaataaatattacatactatatatataaaaatgcacattatattatatatataaatacatattatatactatatatatatataaatgcacattgtattttatatataaatacatattatatactatatatataaaaatgcacattatattatatatataaataaatattatatactatatatataaatgCTCATTAtagtatatataaataaatattacatactatatatataaaaatgcacattacattatatatataaatacatattatatattatatatattaaaatccACATTATATACTATATGTAAATACATATTATttactatatatataaaaaatgcacattatattatatatataaataaatattatatactatatatatataaaatccaCCTTATATACTATTTATAAAAAATCCACcttatatactatatatattaaaaatataaactatatatataaaaatgcacATTATATACAAtatacaattaaaaatacacataataCACTCTCTAAATTGCATTCACTGCCAGCATTGGTgcccccaccctgtgcccacctcccTCCTCAGCCCCTCCCGGTGCCGCTCACCTGGGTGGGCACAGCGGGTGTTCAGGGCACGTCCCTCGGTGCGatcccagagcagggacagccctttTATACCCATCTGTGCCCTCTTTCATCACGCCCGTGCCACACCCGGCCCGGGCGGTgccacacctggcacaggcggtgccacacctggcacaggcGGCGCCTCCAGCTCACCTTTCCCGGCACCTGGCACGGCCCAGGTGGCACCTGCCGAGCCCCTCCCGGCTCATCCCGCCCCGCTCAGTTCCTGGTCGCGCCCTCAGCCTTGGGCAACTGTGCCCATCCCCTGCCCGGCCCCTCTGGATCAGCCCCGGGTGTGTTGGCACATCCCCGTCCGAGGGCAAGGCCACCTTGGCACAAGTCGCCAAAACTTGGCGAGTTTTGCAACGCGCGGGAAAATTCACACCAGAAATTCcgaaagaagaaaattctgtttGGCAAAAAAACGGGAGGGGAATTTTGGTCCTTGGGGCTGCTTTGAGTGTCCTTGTTTTCTACAACCCCACCTGGGGGCTTCGGATTCAAAACTTGTTTTCCAGAGTATTTTCCATTAAATTGgattttccattaatttctaaTTCCCATCAATTCTATTCtccattaatttctcttttccatcaATTTCTGTTCTCCATTAATTTCTATTCtccattaatttccattttccattaatttctatTGTCCATTAATTTCCATTCtccattaatttctattttccattaatttctatTTCCCATCAATTTCCATTCTCCATTAATTTCTAATTCCCATCAATTTCTATTCTCCATTAATTTCTATTCTCCCATAATTTgtattttccattaatttctatTTCCCATCAATTTCTGTTCTCCATTAATGTCTATTCTCCATtacttcatatttttcattaatttctattttccattaatttctatTTCCCATCAATTTCTGTTCtccattaatttctatttttcattaatttctatTATCTATaaatttctggtttttattCATTTCTATTCTCCATTAATTTCTATTCTCCGttaaactgtattttccatAAATTTCTATTTCCCATCAATTTCTATTCTCCATTAATTTCTATTCTTCATTAATTTCTATTCTCTGttaatttgtattttccatAAATTTCTATTTCCCATCAATTTCTATTCTcccttaatttctcttttccgTTGATTTCCATTCTCCATTAATTTCCATTCtccattaatttccattttccattaatttctatTTCCCATCAATTTCCATTCTCCATTAATTTCTAATTCCCATCAATTTCTATTCTCCATTAATTTCTATTCTTCATTAATTTCCATTCTCTATAAATTTCTGGGTTTTATTCATTTCTATTCTCCATTAATTTCTATTCTCTGTTAAATTGTATTTTCCATAAATTTCTATTTCCCATCAATTTCCATTCTcccttaatttctcttttccattaatttccaTTCTcccttaatttctcttttccattaatttccaTTCTCCATTAATTTCCATTCTCCATTAATTTCTATTTCCCATTAATTTCTATTCTCCATTAATTTCTATTTCCCATCATTTTctattttccattaatttctatTTCCCATCAATTTTTATCCTCCATTAATTTCTATTCtccattaatttctattttccattaatttccattctccattaatttctatttcccatcaatttctattttccattaatttccaTTCTCCAATAATTTCCATTCATCATTAATTTCTATTCTCCATTAATTTCTATTTCCCATTAATTTCTATTCTCCATTAATTTCTCCATCAATTTCCATTCTCCATTAATTTCTATTTCCCATCAATTTCTATTCTCCATTAATTTCCATTCTCCAATAATTTCCATTCtccattaatttctcttttccatcaATTTC includes:
- the LOC139683959 gene encoding protein S100-A8-like, yielding MSASAHSHAGSGHFPGNCTLEKALGTIVDVYHRYSIRQGELDLLNFNDFKTLITEQAPTFLQACERNQRGYLDKLFKETDLNKDKELSFEEFSIVLAKVADDAHRISHNSDRCGPDQD